The following proteins are encoded in a genomic region of Brachypodium distachyon strain Bd21 chromosome 1, Brachypodium_distachyon_v3.0, whole genome shotgun sequence:
- the LOC100828841 gene encoding acid phosphatase 1: protein MVLAVAAALDQRRLSLLVFVSTVFLISAPLSAASAPWTFWPPAPARGDEGCLSWRVMVEANNAKNWRTVPAPCIPYVYNYMSPVWGQYARDVASAVDQMLAYAGTDTAADNGLDAWVLDVDDTCLSNLPYYQANHFGAYDPAAFRAWASKGICPGIPAMVKLFWTLKGRGFKVFLLSGRAEETLAAPTASNLAAAGFAGYDRLILRGVGHRGESSVEFKSAMRRRLEEEEGYRIRGNVGDQWSDLQGHSTGDRVFKVPNPMYFVP from the exons ATGGTGCTTGCGGTGGCCGCCGCTCTCGATCAGCGGCGTTTGTCGCTGCTTGTCTTCGTGAGCACGGTCTTCCTGATCTCGGCGCCGCTCtccgcggcgtcggcgccgtggacgttctggccgccggcgccggcgagagGAGACGAGGGGTGCTTAAGCTGGCGGGTGATGGTGGAGGCCAACAACGCCAAGAACTGGCGCACAGTGCCGGCGCCCTGCATCCCCTACGTCTACAACTACATGTCCCCCGTCTGGGGCCAGTACGCCCGTGACGTTGCCAGCGCCGTGGACCAGATGCTCGCCTATGCCGGCACCGACACCGCCGCTGACAACGGGCTCGACGCGTGGGTCCTCGACGTCGACGACACCTGCCTCTCCAATCTGCCCTACTACCAGGCCAACCACTTCGG GGCGTATGATCCGGCGGCGTTCAGGGCGTGGGCGAGCAAGGGGATCTGCCCTGGGATACCGGCCATGGTAAAGCTGTTCTGGACGCTGAAAGGAAGGGGGTTTAAAGTGTTCTTGCTGTCCGGAAGAGCCGAGGAGACCCTGGCCGCGCCCACGGCCAGCaaccttgccgccgccggcttcgcgGGCTACGACCGCCTCATCCTCAG GGGCGTGGGTCACCGGGGCGAGAGCTCGGTGGAGTTCAAGTCGGCGAtgaggcggcggctggaggaagaagaagggtacAGGATCCGGGGCAACGTGGGCGACCAGTGGAGCGATCTCCAGGGCCATTCCACCGGCGACCGCGTCTTCAAAGTGCCCAACCCCATGTACTTCGTCCCCTGA